DNA from Electrophorus electricus isolate fEleEle1 chromosome 5, fEleEle1.pri, whole genome shotgun sequence:
CATGTCACAGGAGAAAGGAAAGTTTTTAAATTGCTTGATTTCTATTGTATATGTGCAATGCAGTTTCCAAGTTTAAATTTTCCAATTTTGTAGCATTTTTAATTTGTAGTGTCTCAGGTTTTGTAGGTTTTCTCAGCCACTGTAAATTTGTCTATACTAGTCATACACACCTAGACATCAGAAATGTGACACAAAATAGAATGAGTACAAAAGCAGATTCCTAGTTTACAAAAGCTAGTTTTATTCAAGCACTCACCCTCAAGACTAAGGGTATAAACATgtatcaaaacacatttaagacAGCAAATTCTATCCAGAGATGACTTTCcttatattttaattgttttgagaataaataattaaaaatataaaatgaaaattattttaaataaattgttgtgATTAAAATTATCTatattaatatgttttatatgtatttctgAGCCTTTTGACAAACAGTACGACATGCTGCAACGTGCAAAATACAGGGAACTAGCACACCGGTCATATTCTAATATCTTATAATAAATCATTAGattataatgttaatattacattaatctTGTTTCTGGCTGACCTTAAATAAAATACTTCAAATGAACTGCAATGCActcatttatttgtatgttactAGCAAGTAAAAGTAGtgatacacacaaaaaagggaaaTGAGTCACTATTAGTAGCTCATTTCATTTCCTCGATGAGTTTGCTCTTGAATAAACCATCATTCAAACCTGCAGTTGTTCAAACAACACCAATGTGCAGAACTCTGCTAAAGCAAACAATTAATGTGAAACCAATGTTCACAATTAAATTTAGTAAACCTAATGTATTGTTTCTCTTCCCCCAGTGTATATATACCCACATGAAgtatgttgctgctgttggagtCAGAGTCTGTGGTTTccacagtgcagtgtgagcTGTGAACTGTTGCAATCAGTTTGCCTTCTGTTCCTCAATTTGAGCCTTCTGATCTTGACATTTAATCTCAAAGGCTATTCATGCAGTAAGAATCCATTTGCGTAGAATGATTTCTATGCAGAATTATACACGTTTAAATATGTATACCTCATTTAGCACGCATAATACAAAGCAGCGCAGATATTTCATAAATACATCTTGGATTTTTTCAGTACAATAAGCTGTAGTAAAGGATCATATAAAACGGATaaggaataaataaaactgaatacacATTCAGTCTAAAAGTTGTTGAACAGAGTGAGAACTAAATGCAGGAAAATACTTCTGTAATAATGCCTTGGTGAAACTGATAGTGAGGTTTTTGCACACTGTGGTGTGTATGGCTATGAAATTCAAGTCCCAGCAGAGTTCTTTAAGAGTAAGGCACCATATCCCTTCCATCTGGCATTAAGGTTAAACAGTGGCACAGACGGTAAGATGCAAGCAAGCGCCATGTTCTACTGTTCCATGGGCTCTTTATCAGAAATTCACAGGTACAGCGTAATAGTTGTACCTCCACCAACAATAAGCATTGGATTGATCTCAATGAATGAATGGTGCTCAGACACCGAAAGGTGGAAGGGCAAAGCTAGACTGGTCTTTACTGTCCTGCCAACAGCTGTGGAATTGATCCTCACACTGCCAGAGACAATCACGTAGATCGGAGATCTACACCTGTTTGCAGTCCTGTACTCTGATAGCTGTGGAGTCTAGCGGGAACTGTCATTGGAGCTCTGTGTGCTCTCCTCGGTAGTCATGCAGGTTAACTGGGGAAAGTTGCGAGCTCTCTGGCAGCAGGACAGGTTCGTCCTTTTGACAAGTCCTCGTATGAAGTGGTTGAATGTCCCCCGGAGTGCTGCAGAGGAGAAATAGAAGATGAAGGGGTCCAAGCAGGCGTTGAAGGTGCTGGTGAGCAGTGCGTACACTCTCCAGCTGGGACTGTACCAGCCAATGAAACCCACTATATGGGACACATTGTAGGGCATGAAACAGATGATGAAGACTAGGAGGGTAAACACAGAGAGCCCAATGGCCCTGAAACGCTTCTTGGAACTAATGTTGGGCAGCcgggagaggatgaggatgaagttGATGTAGCAGAAGCAGCAGATCATAAAAGGGATTAAGAAAAGCACTAAGAACAGCTCCAAACGCACAGGCAGAAGGATTGTTAACTGTTCATCACTGAAGTCTTCATAGCAGGTATTCCGCTTGGACGGGTCAAGGACGGTgctgttggtgtggtcatagtACTGCATAAAGTAGACAATACTGCAGTGCGCCATGGAAACCACACAGAAGATAACACTTGCTATCACTGCATTCCGGGGGTGCCTCTTGAGTTTGTACTTGATGGGGAAGGCCACTCCCATGTAACGCTCCACACTGACGGCTGTTAGGAGGAAGGTGCTGTTGTATATGCTGGTGTAGAAGATAAATCCGGAAAGAGGGCAGAGGAAGTAGCTTATTGTCCATTTCATGTCGGCCGCCTCTTTCATGCggaaggggaggaagaagagaaagatgaGGTCGGAGATGGTGAGGCTGAGGAGGAGCACGTCGATGGGGGTGGCGTTCATCCTCACCTTTCGAATGAAGGTGTAGAGAGCCAACAGGTTGGCAGGGAGGCCAGTGATCAGTGTAATACTGTACACCGCCAGGACCAGGTCTCTGAGGCTTGGTGTCCACAGCATGGTTCCTttttagctcagtggttatctgtaaaaacaaatcttttgtTAGGAAGTCGTACCCCTGACAGTTTCATTTCACAATTGGAATATTATGCTGATGTGTGACCAATGTTGGTTGACtacttttaaaattcaaattcttATTTATAGGTCTATTAAAAGCAGCTTGCTCTGTTACAGTATTATATTTGTGCTAAATAATGTGTTCTAAATTTTGTATTACTTCCACTAAACACCCTACAACTAAAAGCCAATATTAACTGAGAAATTGTCTTTTTAGTGGCATGGTATAGTGGTGACAAAGTCTGTCATAACAAACTGACTGCCTCCACACCCCATTCAGATGACATTGGGCAACAAAATTTGAACTTTTACTCTTTATGCTGAAATTGGAAcggtttttagattttttttctatcatgTATGTTTTTTAAGTTTCAGAGCAGTTACAGACACTCCAGCTGGTGAGAGAAAAATGCTCGTGTACTAAATGACAGCAAATTAGTCGCACTCAGGCagtgaaaatacacacacgaGTCAACATGAATTACCAAGTGCTGTTGGTGATTTATATAGTCAcatttgtatttaaacaaaaaccCTTTAATCCCTCCATTAGGCACAAAGATTTCCCATTCAGAATTCCACTTGGTTCATGGCCTGTCTTTGGGTAAACCATAGCCTGTCTGCCTTTGGGCATTTTGATCAAGCAGGcattaaagcacacacacgcttgctgATCTCATGAGAAGGAAATGGCATAATGTAAATTTTTGAAGTATTGGATTTTTTGCGCTAAATATAACCCACAAATATCTGAAAAATGTTTCCATTAAAGAGGGAATTCACTACGTTACATGATACAAATATTAAAGGAAGCGCTTCAGGGCTTCTGGATTGACTAATAATCTTAAATCACTTAatagtaaaattaaaatatttttcagaaaagTCTCTGCAAGATACTGAATTACATTAAGAGCTTTTACAATCTGCTGGGTCTGGACTCTCACTCATCACTCTTATAACTATATACTTTTCATATTACtttgaatattaataaataatacaggGTAGTTACTGTGTAATAAACATTAAGTTGAATAACTAAATGAGCTTGGAACATTCGGTTCTAAGACATATATCATCATCATATATCATTTCAAATCCTAATATAACTCTTAcctttgtaagtgtgtgtggtaacCTTGTGACCAACATATTCAAAGAGGCATGTAGCGCTTTATATAGCAGCACTGCAGTGACGAACGGCGATGACACATGCAAGACAGAAACCCACTTCCTGTTATATGCCCTGATGCATCATGTTATATTTTTTCCTCATCAATTTTACTCAATATTAAGCAAATGTAGAGTTAGATTCATGGACTCGAGTACATTTAGAAACCTCAAATGTATTACAGGGTACTCTATAATTATTGTAAATTACTTTTAATACACATGAtatgtattaatacacataatatgtatttttaatacatgAATGTTGTATATGAGGTTATGTGGAAAAAATACCTGCTGTCCATATCAAACCACTAAGTGAACACAAACCTAAGGAAAAAGCACATTATTTTTTGGGAAATGCACATATACAGTGTGCAGATGCCACTTGAAATGGTCaatgtttcattatgttttttaagtaatttatttatttcttttttgcaatCAATGATCATTTTGTTGAAACCTTCAGTATTGTGctatcagcaaaaaaaaagtcagcaaTTTTTTGTAGTGAAACTCCTGGTTGTATTATATGGTGCAACATTGAAATGTTTAACTCTTGTGTAATTTTTGGTCCTATTTAGCCCAATACCAGCTACCCTTATTGAACAGGTCATTTTCACTACCCTTTTTATCTCGGATGCATTGTTAAATAACTTTTATCTCTAATATTACAAGGGCTTGTTTCTTAGCCAGCTGACCTAGATccagcatttatttatttatttttggtagcatgaattttagttttgtttagCATGACAGTACAATAGATCTAATCCACCTTTTCTCTGGCTGCCAGTCCTTCACATTTTTAATCCTTTTCACTAGCTTAGCACTGTGTTGGAGGCCTGGTTCTGCACATAGGCTTCTGGAATGCATGATTTCATTCATTCTACAAGGATACAACCGCAATTCAGATCAGCCTTTTGTAGTGAAATTCAGTCAGTGAAACCCTATTCATTATATATACCTTCAAATCCTGCCCCTGATTCAGTGTAGATAGGACTGAGGAAGTCATCAGTAGGACTCTTCCCCTGCACCCAGGTATGTATATGCTAGGTGAAGCCAAAGGATAACTTCGAACCACCCTGTCTGCTGCCAGATGGTAAACATAGTGGTAGGGAGATGATGGCTGAGAAAGGTCAACTATAGGTCAGCTTGTGGTTATCCAAGGAACCCTGGTGACACGCCTCAGTGGCATGTTCTAATTAACTTTCAGAATGaattcaaatataaacatattactACATTAATGAGATGCACCTTTtcaggaagacacacacacacacacacacaagcaccaatCACACCTTCTAACCATTTCCCCGCTCTCAATCACACACTTATTGATTGAGAGCCCTCACCTGTTTCCTATCATTATTCCCAATGGATCCTACCACCAGTGCTTCGTATTAGCCTTCATGGAGGCACCTGGCTCTTTTCCGCATGTCGACTATGGACCGTTTTGCATTGTTTAAacgttttttctttgtttatctaATAAATCTGCTTCCAACCTGCACTCACGCCTCGCTCTCCTGTCAAGTCATGTCACATCACAATTAATTATGCTGTACCTGTCAACTTGTCAAGTTGAAGTCCCAGTCTTGTTTGGTACAAGCTCTGATTTGCATCATCAGGAATGTTGCAATTCTGTGAAGTAGAAGAGCACTTGTTTAGATGTGagatattaaataaacaaaagagaaagaaaattcaacaaaataaattgGTGTGGTAATACGTGCCCACTCCCAATGATTAGGAAGATTGCCACTGGCATAAGGGACTTGCCTACTGTGTTGTTGCAACACAAAGCAAGCATGTTAATATGGATGCCTCTGCATCCTCATGGGTTTTTAACTATGAAGGTACAATGTCCGTTGTTCTGATGGTTGCCCTTGATGCCACCTACAGGGCACAACCCAGATGGACAGTGTAATGTCCAGTGAAGATCCGTTCAGCCCAGTGCATCTTCTCCAGCTGACGAGGAGTCGCTGGGGAGGTTGGCAGTCATCTTTCACAGCTCCCTCAGATTGAATGATGCCGCACCACTAGTTCACTTTGCTAATGCACAGTCTACCACTCCTGCCTTTCAGAACATCACCAGGGGGAGACGTCATCACTTTAAATCTGTTAGGGAAAGAATTTTCCTTTCCCTCTGATACTGGAGAAGTGACAGTGCTGCACAACATTTATCCTGTTACTGAGCTTAATTAAACTGTGCACATATTGAGTTTAATAAACCTCACATAAATTCACCTCTACCTGCAgtaatttttaaatgagaacAAATGGGTTTAGCTGAACATGCAGGTATCCATTTAACCACAAGCAGAATATAATTATctaatgtaaaaatacacatgACCTCTTCCACTTTAAACTCATCTTAAACTCTAAACCACAGCTAAGATACTGACAAACAATAGCCTCAAAATTCGGCAAATGTAAATGGGTAGGGGCTTACTGTGCTTACTGTATGCAGCTGTATCAAGTAAAAAAGTATCCAATAAAATCAATAATCTTGGTTTATTTTAAGATTTAGCATTTAATCATCTTCTAAACCACTTGATCTAAATCAGGGTCACAGGGCACATATCCTGGCAGCTAATGTCTGTTCTAAGGGTATGAGGCAGGAACCTACCCCAGACAGGACAGCAGTCCATCACAGGGTACATGCAGGTAGACCCACACAGCCAGTTTCGAGACAGCAATTGACCTAGCATGTCTTTTTATTATGGGTAGAAACCAAAGTACCTGGAGGAAATCCATGCAGGCCCAGGGAGAACATGCAAACTCCACACAGCAGATGTCACTTTATGCCAGGCCAGCAATCGAACTCAGTGGAGTTTTGAGGCAGTAGCCCTAACCACTGTGCCACTGTGCCACCATGCCGCCTAAGGCATAAACacttaaaacaagaaaaactgCCAATATGGTGAAATAACTTGCAATATGGTGAAACTAACTTAATTAACTTAAAACCTAGAAAGAgccaaataataaaaatctagATAAAAATATCTAGaaataagtttaatttagtTGTTCAATTCAGTCGTCCAGTCTGGGCTTTTTTGCAGCTGGAGAGATGTGCAGCAGAAAAGGTAACTGGAGGCAGCCAGCAAGAGTGACTGCAGAAGGGCCAGAAGCTAGTCTGACCGGACAATACTCCACATAGTCTGGCCATGAAAGGCCAGCCATGTTCCTAAATGGATTGGCTAGAAGGAAAAGACATGCTGCTGGACACTAGGAGGGGACAGCCCGGGGCCACATGATTCGGCAGCTGCTGGTGGTGCATGAGGGTACATGAAGAGAACAGTAGAGGTTATCACACCAGCGTCCACTGTCTTGCTCAGGACCAGCAGTGTGACGCtaacaacagacagaaacaaagttTCCACATCCAGGTGTCAGGGGGACACTCTGGTCCACGGGATTAGAGTTTGCATTTATTACTTGTGGCTGTGCAACTGACTCTGCCCTAAGCCAGGCAGCCTGGGGGTAAGAAGCCTGACAGCACGTTATAGGCGGCCTCGTGTCTGCACCCAGTGGACAATTATTGTGTTGCAGGTCAGATCTCTACAATATCTGCTAATGAGGGCAAGAAAAAAGCATGTTCTCTGATGCCATGCATAGTTTCACACCAGGAAGATGCTCCGAGTCAAAGgccaaactaaacaaacatgCTATCAGGTACTCttctccttttatttattttttcattaagtaaaacagacattttagtTTTGGCCACACAATACCCCAGCCACGATTCAGACCAGcaacagtttattttaatatttcttttgttgggttatgtgtgagtgagtgggagtgGGCTCCAGAAgacaatttattattttcacagtTTCCCTTTGGAAAATGTCTGTAATTAGTAGCAAAAAATGCTCTTAATACAGCTTTTGTACCGTACATTTTCTTCTGTGAGAAGAAAAGGTCATGTAGTGGGTGGTGATTTTGTATGCTAATGAGCACTGCTCTCATTGGACCCTTCAATCAGAGTGTGGACCATTGTGCAATGATGAAGAGCTCTGCAATGTTTACAGCAGCAAACTGAATCAAATACCTGGTTGAACCCAAGTTAGATCCCAACAGTAAGCAACAAGTACATCTGATGCATATATATGTCGGTTtaacaacacaacactgttaaaGACCCAGGGAATATGTTGCAGAATATTAAGTGTTTGTTtgatatttatggaatttagctgatgtttGATACTAAACATGAGTGTTATATAATAATCAGcaaattctcattaaaaaaaaaaaaaaaaaaaaaaaaaagcacaacagaaatgtaataaaacacttCTCAGAAACCAACCAAACTCAGTCCTAGCTGAGAACAGTCTGGACACAGCCCTCAAATTACAATGAGCAATTTCTGATGGACAGATCATTGTCACAGACTTTTAGTCTGTAACACTTCTAGAGCATAGAGCTGAATAAATGGCCACAGCAGAAAGAATCAGAACCCTACCACCATAAATGTACGAACAAATGAATGAGAATTTTGTAAATAGTGTTGAAGTTCCAGCATTAGATTTCCCCTTATTATGTGTTTACATAAAGCTTATATAAGTGTCATCAAACAATAGGGAAGAATTTCTGGCAAATTAAATTGGTCATTTGCATGATTATGAAACAGCAGTCATAGGGCACACTTTGTGAGCAAGATTAAGCCGGTTAGAAAGAAAACGCAGAGTTAGGTTCTCTGGGGCTTTAAATAGTtagttattaaaataatgtgtagtttattaaacaaatatgtttCAGGAATCTAACCTCTTAATAATATAGtataaatgacactgtgtctCTTAACCAAGGTCCCATCAGAGACTGTTGATTGGTTCAAGCTTACTGAAATGATACTCTTTTGTTCTGTGTCCATACAGAGTGAAATTAGTATTAGTAACCTAGATGTTGTTAGCGTTGGCTAATTTTACTCTCTAGACTAAATTGTTGCTACATGATATTGAGACTAAAACCTACCACTGAATATAGAATTTTTCTCCCCTGCAATTTGTTATTCAAATTCTTGACTTCTGTATTTCAAAAATCTAAGGTGTCAGTGGATGTGATGTTATTGCTATTAAATGCTTGATGGTGTTTGGGGATTTGTATGATAATTATGTGGGTGCGTGATCTTTCAGGGCCCATTCCCTTTTTTAATACTTCAAAGCAATCAATGACCTTGACAATCTTGTTGAAACCTTTCTGGAACGTTAATCAGTCGTAGCTGCTCACAATCTTACCAGTCCTTTAACCAAACCTTCAACCACTTACATGAATACCTGTGAAAGATGCATGAAACTGCTGACCTTGAAACATTAAATACACGGTAAATCACATGCATATAACAATTGTATTTGAATTTCACACAAGGTAAAAGAACTTCCTCAAATGAACtaagagaacagaaaaaaaaaaaagaaaattaaaaatcactggTAGAAAGGAGATTAGGATGGGAAAACGAGCAGCCCAGTGAGGTCTTTTTTCTCAGAGTGGTTGCCTCATCCCTCAGACTCTGCGTTCAGGCTCATCTCCTTCATGAACTGCTCTCAACTTGGTTCCTCACTGCTACACTCTCCATCTGTATCCTTTATGGGACCCTCAAGCAGGCTCCTCAACCTTATCAGCGTTTGTCATCGTCATTACAGTGATGTTCCAATTCTGGGTTCAATTGCAGAGGTTATTTTCTAAAATTCCCACTGTGAGggttaaaaaaagacaataataataataattctaataataagtaatataagaaataattctaattaaaataaagactCAGATGAGAGTCCTGCCACTAGAGCTGCTTGTGTCTATAGCAACAGTAGTTTAAAGCTTTAGTAATTACTTGCTATGCGTGAATTTTCAAGGTTAATAACAAGCTATACCAGACACATTCGCTATAGAAAAATGAGGTATTCCGTTAGCTAGTTATGCATGTAAGCTAATATGGCTGATTAATAGCTGCTACCATCTTTAATAAGTCGggtgtgaaaacaaaaatgacaacagcaACTATTTCAACCAAATACAAAAAGCAGTTTATTTATTCACCATTGAAATTCTTTTAAATCCAAGCATCTCTAAGCCCTGGAATGTCCATGAGGGAAAATTAGGAGTTACCTGATACTTGAGAGCACAGACCTCTATCAATATTTGATATTCACTACAACACAACATAGTGCGCATGTATGTAAATGCATCTCCTAACTGTTCGAATGATGTCTAATGTCAAAAAGCATTCACTGCACTCGAAGTAGCATCAGCCAATAGCTACTCATTATGTTTCCCTGCCATCTCTGACACTGATCACTCAGTCCAACACAGCACAGGTAGAGGGTCTTCTTTATGACTGTAGTAAAAGCACAAACCGCAGTGACAAACCAAGACTTCACTGCATAGCCTAGCCTCGTGTGAATGTCGTCAGTGCAGCACCTCACCTAGGAGGTGCTGCTATTGTGTCATATGATTGTTCTACATGTGGAAGTCTGCTTACAAGGTTGTGACTGTGAACCTGTTGTTTTCAATACTTGTTCAACCTGCCTAATTTTGGTGCctagaacatttttaaaattttaagtTATGACCTTATGTATGGTTTTTCAAGAGCACAAAGTACGCAAGCTACTGCATAATTGCAAGAAAGCTTGTGTGTGCCCTAGCTACTAGAATAGCTCAGGTTATCAGCATGCTTGTCTGCACTGTGCACCATGAGGTGGTGAAGCTAATTTATCCAGATCCCCAAGAGCAAAAATGGGCCTAAACCACATGGCTACATGAGCAACATGGATGCTATAGGAGAGTGGAAACATGTCTGTGATGGAGGAATCTCTATCCCTGATACTTCTGTGCAAGCACTCACCACCGTGATGTCTCCTTCAAatgccctttttttttaaagtggcaCAACGTTCACCTGCCCCTTATAACAcagtgaaaatgcaaaaaataaaaataaaaaaaaaagtttgcagGTGAACAGATGGATAAATTCCAGAAAAAGCCTTTACTTTCAGTGGAGTTCCACGGCATGCGATAGACACGGTCATCAtctcattaaacatttatacatcCCACTTTCCAGATTAATGACGCTTAACCTGCAGGCAAAGAAGTGAAACAGGGAAAGAGTGATGAAAGGAAGAATCTGAGTTTAAAaagcagtgcaaaaaaaaaagcagcctAAGGAAGAGCTGAAGTGaagaggaggcagaggcagagctACCTGAACTAGGAGAGTATTGATTACTAGTAGGAGATGTATGACACTcttaaaatgcagaaataatgCAGTGCAGAATGAAATATCTTGCACAGCGTTGGAGCTGGTAATTGTCTTTGTAACTTCTTTGTCTTTTGCTGTGTCACAGCTTTTCAGATTCTTCTCTCATCTAAACTGCTTGACCAATCTCGTCATACACACTACATCTCATCCAGGGAGTTGTTTCAATTGCAGATCTAACTGGCAAGGGGATTAAATAATGTATccaaattaaatattaacttGGATACATTAATAAGTAAttcataattaataaattaattacttttaaaggaaaacaggagTATCTGCTCACCTGAAACATTTAGTATGGCAATCATCATTTGAGAAGTAATTAATAATATCATTCCTTCTATCCTCCTCTCATTATCCTTAAAACCTTTGTAACTGATGCATCATGTGTTAAAATCAATGCCTTTCACAATGGCAAGAGAATATATATTCCAATGCTTATAAAGTGCACTTGGCTCTTATAGTCATGTAAAAGAGTTAGGCCTGTCAATATATCTGACAGCATTTAAATAAGGTGTAGTTCTAGGGTTCAAAACTTTTTAATGTGGATTTGCAAAAATGCCCAttctgagagtgagagagtggccaagagagagtctgagagtgagagagtggccaagagagagtctgagagtgagagtgatagGCAGAGTCTGAGAGTCAGACAGTGGCTGAGAGAGTCTGAGATTGAGAGTGGCAGAGAGTCTGAGAGCAGCCTGAAATGTTGCCTGGTCTCTGGATGGCTTTGTACGATTTCTTTTATCAGCTTTGCTCTGGAAATAGTCTGTTTGAAAAAGCGTGACCTGCCAATTTAATCTGAGCTGTTTCACAGTTTGGGTTCAAACAATGTTGTGCAAGAAattaaatagttttattttttaaggttGTCTAATTGGGACAATCATAAAATTA
Protein-coding regions in this window:
- the si:ch73-90p23.1 gene encoding free fatty acid receptor 2; translated protein: MLWTPSLRDLVLAVYSITLITGLPANLLALYTFIRKVRMNATPIDVLLLSLTISDLIFLFFLPFRMKEAADMKWTISYFLCPLSGFIFYTSIYNSTFLLTAVSVERYMGVAFPIKYKLKRHPRNAVIASVIFCVVSMAHCSIVYFMQYYDHTNSTVLDPSKRNTCYEDFSDEQLTILLPVRLELFLVLFLIPFMICCFCYINFILILSRLPNISSKKRFRAIGLSVFTLLVFIICFMPYNVSHIVGFIGWYSPSWRVYALLTSTFNACLDPFIFYFSSAALRGTFNHFIRGLVKRTNLSCCQRARNFPQLTCMTTEESTQSSNDSSR